In one Microbacterium invictum genomic region, the following are encoded:
- a CDS encoding GAF domain-containing SpoIIE family protein phosphatase yields the protein MGDSLFDDDRRQRAIEALGLLDTRPDERVDRVTRLAQEIFGVPMVSVTLLDRDRQWRKSQIGLGGDEAPREGAFCDMTVRQGGTLIVEDASVDEYFATNPFVEGDPHLRFYAGHPLQAPGGEFVGTLCILDTQPRSLDAREVELLREMAQWVQTELMAEDDLDHATVVQQALLPRETPEVAGYTLAAAATASGQLMGDLYDWYLHDGRLRMTLADVMGKGTGPAIVAASVRASLRTAPDRTLAAAVAEVDRLLESDLGRAGLFVTAVHAELDPGSGRISFVDAGHSLAFILRRDGSWTPLRSTGLPLGMGFDLDRTAASVQLEPGDAFLCCSDGLLDILDEEDPFGHVLRVISTEGPDGAVAEAVRLAHERRAPDDVTVLLVRRDG from the coding sequence GTGGGGGATTCCTTGTTCGACGACGACAGACGTCAACGCGCCATCGAGGCCCTCGGGCTTCTCGACACGCGCCCCGACGAGCGCGTGGACCGGGTGACGCGTCTCGCGCAGGAGATCTTCGGCGTACCGATGGTGAGCGTCACTCTCCTCGATCGCGACCGGCAGTGGCGGAAGTCCCAGATCGGTCTCGGCGGCGACGAAGCGCCGCGGGAGGGCGCATTCTGCGACATGACGGTCCGCCAGGGCGGCACGCTGATCGTCGAAGACGCGAGCGTGGACGAGTACTTCGCGACGAACCCGTTCGTCGAGGGCGATCCGCACCTGCGTTTCTACGCCGGGCACCCTCTGCAGGCTCCCGGCGGCGAGTTCGTCGGCACCCTGTGCATCCTCGACACCCAGCCGCGATCGCTCGATGCCCGCGAGGTGGAGCTTCTGCGCGAGATGGCGCAGTGGGTCCAGACCGAGCTCATGGCCGAGGACGACCTCGACCACGCCACCGTCGTGCAGCAGGCGCTTCTGCCCCGGGAGACCCCCGAGGTCGCCGGATACACGCTGGCGGCCGCCGCCACGGCATCCGGACAGTTGATGGGGGATCTCTACGACTGGTACCTGCACGACGGGCGGCTGCGGATGACGCTGGCCGACGTCATGGGAAAGGGAACCGGCCCCGCGATCGTTGCCGCATCGGTGCGCGCGTCGCTGCGCACCGCACCCGACCGCACCCTCGCCGCCGCGGTCGCCGAGGTCGACCGCCTGCTGGAGTCCGACCTCGGACGGGCGGGACTCTTCGTCACCGCCGTGCACGCCGAGCTCGACCCGGGGTCGGGAAGGATCTCGTTCGTCGACGCCGGACACAGCCTGGCGTTCATCCTTCGCAGAGACGGCAGCTGGACGCCGCTGCGCTCGACGGGCCTGCCGCTGGGCATGGGCTTCGACCTCGACCGGACGGCGGCGTCGGTGCAGCTCGAACCGGGCGACGCGTTCCTGTGCTGCAGCGACGGCCTTCTCGACATCCTCGACGAAGAGGACCCGTTCGGCCACGTGCTGCGGGTGATCTCGACGGAAGGACCCGACGGCGCCGTCGCCGAAGCGGTGCGACTCGCCCACGAACGCCGCGCGCCCGACGATGTCACGGTGCTGCTCGTCCGCCGAGACGGGTGA